TTGATCTCGAACGCATCGTCGCGGCGCGCGCCTCGGCGGAAGCGGGCAGTTCCTATACCCGCAGCCTCCTGGACAAGGGCGTCGCCAAGTGCGCCCAGAAGCTGGGCGAGGAGGGCGTTGAAACGGTGATCGCCGCCTTGTCCGGCACCCATCAGGAGCTGATCGGCGAAAGCGCAGATCTTCTGTATCATCTTGCCGTCCTGCTCCATGCCCGCGGCGTGGCGCTGGATGAGGTCCATGCCGAACTGGCGCGGCGCACCGGACAGTCCGGGCTCGCGGAAAAGGCGTCGAGAAAGCAGGGCTGAGGCGGGCATGGGGGAGAAACGCAGCATGGACCAGCGGCTGGACCTTCGTCTTTCACCCTATCGCACCTTCACCCGCGCCGATTGGGCCGAGTTGCGGCGCGACACGCCCATGCCCCTGCGCACCGAGGAGATCCTGCGTCTGCAGGGTCTGAACGACCGCCTGTCGCTGAATGAGGTGGAAGAGATCTACCTGCCCCTCTCGCGCCTTCTGTCGCTATACGTCGGCGCGACGCAGAAGCTGTTCCGGGCCATGAGCGACTTCCTCGACCATGGCGCGCGGGGCGAGGGCAAGATGCCCTATATCATCGGGGTGGCCGGCTCGGTGGCGGTGGGCAAGTCGACCACCGCCCGCGTGCTCCAGGCGCTGCTCGCCCGCTGGCCCAACACCCCGAAGGTGGATCTCGTCACCACCGACGGCTTCCTCCTGCCCAATGCGGTGCTGGAGAAGGAAGGCCTGATGGAGAAGAAGGGCTTTCCGGAGAGCTACGACCTGCCACTCCTCCTGTCCTTCCTCACCGACATCAAGGCCGGCCGCCGCCCCGTGCGGGCGCCGCTCTACAGCCACTTCTTCTATGACGTCATGCCCGACCAGACGGTGGAGGTGGACCGCCCGGACATCCTGATCGTTGAGGGTCTGAACGTTCTCCAGACCGGCCGCCTGCCCCGCGACGGGACCGGCATTCCCTTCGTCTCCGACTTCTTCGACTTCTCGGTCTATATCGATGCCGACGAGGACATCCTTGAGCACTGGTACGTGCAGCGCTTCATGCGGCTGCGGGAAACCGCCTTCAAGGACCCCCTGTCCTATTTCCACCGCTATTCAAAGCTGACGGAAGAAGAGGCCCGCCAGACGGCCCTGTCCATCTGGAACCGCATCAATCTGCCCAATCTGCAGGAGAACATACTGCCCACCCGCCAGCGCGCCGACCTCATCCTGCGCAAGGCGGGCGACCACGAGATCGCCGAGGTGAGCCTGCGCAAGCTGTGACGGGCGGGGGTGGGCTTTATCGGCGACGCAGGCCCATGCCACCCCCAAAGGATAAACGATCAAACGCGCAGGGTTGCTTCTAGAGCTATCTAACTGGGCGAGACATCATCAATAGCCTTTGCATCGCGCCATGACGGATCGCCCGCTTTCCAGAGCGCTCGGTCCAACTCACGCAATGTTACTCCCAGCCGGCGAGCCTCTTTCAAACAATAAGAAAGGTACGACGGGTAGACGGCTTTGAAATCTGGATTGCGCACACCCAATGCATCAAGGATCCGCACATCTATGACAGTGTATTTCTCTGGATCTATGCATGTCAGGATGGCAGAAGAAACGGCAGTACTCACTCCATGCAGCTCGGAGAGGGCAGAAATTTTCCGATCGACATTACAATCACCCACAGCAATTGCTAGTGCACTACTGATATCGTCGTCGGTATTTTTTTCGAGGTGACGGGTAACACGCGGTGATTTCCAATTTACAATTGTCCGCAGGTGAATGAGACTTCCTTTACCCACAGCTATTTCGCTTCCCGCGAGCAAAGCCTTGCGTTCTTTGTGGGCCTCCGATTGATTGCGCATAACCGCAGCATTCAACGCGCGCACGCACTCAGCACAGTACGGGTTTCGGAAGTCCAGCATTTCTTCCCCCAAAGCGCTACTGATCTTATAGACCCAGTAATTCTGCGTTCAAAGCCAGTTCACCATGGACCAGTTGCCTCCGCTCACGGCCTCCGTGGCGGCTTGCCCTTGGGCTTTCCTTCCGCGTTGGAGCGCCGGCCCTTCTTCGCGCCGCCTTTGCTCTCGCCCCAGGGCTTCACGCCGTGGGGTTTCTCGACCGGAGGCCGGCTATGCTCGCCGCGCCCCTCGGCGGACTTGCCGGGGGCCGGACCGTCGCGGAACCGCTTGGCACGCGCGGGCTTCTCGGCCGGCGGCAGATCGCGCATGGACCCGCCGCGACCGGCCGGCCTCCCGGAGCCGGAGGGCGGGCCGGACAAGGGCTCAATGACGATCCCGTCGCTGTCCGCCTTGCCCGCCATCTTGCTGAAGCGGTCGGCGGCGGCGAGGGTCACCTCGAAGGCGGTTTCCTCGTCGGAAATGCGGATGACGCCGATCTCCTTGCGCGTCACGTTTCCGCGCCGGCAAATCATCGGCAGCAGCCATTTGGGGTCGGCATTGGTGCGCCGGCCCACATTCAGGCGGAACCAGGCGCCGCCGCCCGTCCCGCCACCGAAATCGCGCCCCGCCCCACGGTCGCGCGCGGCGCGGGCGTCACCGGGATCGGCAACCTCCTCCGGGGCCGGCAGGCCGGCCCGATAAAGGCGCGCCAGCGCGGCAGCCAGGTGCTCGGGGGAATGAACCGCCAGCAGCGCAAGGCCGGCGCTGGCATCCTCCTCATTGGGTTCGTCGGTGATCAGCGCATCGCGCAGCATACGCTCATGGTCGAGCTTGCGGATATCCTCGGAGGTGGGCGGCCCTGACCATTCCGGCTGCATGCCCAGCCCGCGCATGAGATCCTCCGTGCGGCGCCGGCGAAACGGCGGCACGAGCAGGACGCTCACCCCCTTGCGACCGGCCCGCCCGGTGCGGCCGGAGCGGTGCTGGAGGCTTTCGGCATCGTTGGGCAGTTCGGCATGGATGACGAGGCCGAGATTCGGCAGGTCGATGCCGCGCGCGGCAACGTCGGTGGCCACGCAAACCCGCGCCCGCCCGTCCCGCAGCGCCTGGAGGGCATGGTTGCGCTCGTTCTGGCTCAGCTCGCCCGAAAGCGCCACGGCGG
This genomic interval from Aquabacter sp. L1I39 contains the following:
- a CDS encoding phosphoribosyl-ATP diphosphatase is translated as MSDDRVTLLDLERIVAARASAEAGSSYTRSLLDKGVAKCAQKLGEEGVETVIAALSGTHQELIGESADLLYHLAVLLHARGVALDEVHAELARRTGQSGLAEKASRKQG
- the coaA gene encoding type I pantothenate kinase is translated as MDQRLDLRLSPYRTFTRADWAELRRDTPMPLRTEEILRLQGLNDRLSLNEVEEIYLPLSRLLSLYVGATQKLFRAMSDFLDHGARGEGKMPYIIGVAGSVAVGKSTTARVLQALLARWPNTPKVDLVTTDGFLLPNAVLEKEGLMEKKGFPESYDLPLLLSFLTDIKAGRRPVRAPLYSHFFYDVMPDQTVEVDRPDILIVEGLNVLQTGRLPRDGTGIPFVSDFFDFSVYIDADEDILEHWYVQRFMRLRETAFKDPLSYFHRYSKLTEEEARQTALSIWNRINLPNLQENILPTRQRADLILRKAGDHEIAEVSLRKL
- a CDS encoding DEAD/DEAH box helicase, coding for MPFMTTNPALARALAERDYDTPTPVQLAVLAPEAEERDLLVSAQTGSGKTVAYGLAMAETLLGMAERFGAATAPLALVVAPTRELALQVQREFAWLYGATGARIVSCVGGMDPRQEQRRLDQGCHIVVGTPGRLRDHLERGRLDLSALQVAVLDEADEMLDLGFREDLEFILEATPPERRSLLFSATMPRGITALAKRYQRDALRIEVASAEGGHADIEYRAMRVAPTEVEHAVVNVLRFYDTPSAIVFCNTRESVRRLHAMLQERQFSAVALSGELSQNERNHALQALRDGRARVCVATDVAARGIDLPNLGLVIHAELPNDAESLQHRSGRTGRAGRKGVSVLLVPPFRRRRTEDLMRGLGMQPEWSGPPTSEDIRKLDHERMLRDALITDEPNEEDASAGLALLAVHSPEHLAAALARLYRAGLPAPEEVADPGDARAARDRGAGRDFGGGTGGGAWFRLNVGRRTNADPKWLLPMICRRGNVTRKEIGVIRISDEETAFEVTLAAADRFSKMAGKADSDGIVIEPLSGPPSGSGRPAGRGGSMRDLPPAEKPARAKRFRDGPAPGKSAEGRGEHSRPPVEKPHGVKPWGESKGGAKKGRRSNAEGKPKGKPPRRP